In one window of Plasmodium cynomolgi strain B DNA, chromosome 13, whole genome shotgun sequence DNA:
- a CDS encoding eukaryotic translation initiation factor 2 gamma subunit (putative), with the protein MKLLRHVSFVDCPGHDILMATMLNGAAVMDAALLLVAGNESCPQPQTSEHLAAVEIMRLKHILILQNKVELIKEEQALKQQEEIRNFVSGTAADSAPIIPISAVLKYNIDVVCEYIVTQISIPKRDFISSPHMIVIRSFDVNKPGEDIETLQGGVAGGSILHGVLKVGDKIEIRPGIISKDEKGEITCRPIISQILSMFAENNNLKYAVPGGLIGVGTRIDPILTRADRLVGQVIGHLNKLPDCFAEIEISYYLLRRLLGVKSQDGEKNTKVAKLKNGEFLMINIGSTSIGCRVTGIKSELAKLELTGPVCTKIGDKIALSRRVDKHW; encoded by the coding sequence atgaaactATTAAGACACGTCTCCTTTGTTGATTGCCCAGGACATGATATTTTAATGGCAACCATGTTAAACGGTGCAGCAGTTATGGATGCAGCTCTCTTACTGGTTGCAGGGAATGAGTCGTGTCCACAACCGCAGACATCTGAACATTTAGCTGCCGTTGAAATTATGAgattaaaacatattttaattttacaaaataaggTAGAATTAATTAAGGAAGAACAAGCCTTAAAGCAGCAGGAAGAAATTAGAAACTTCGTTTCTGGTACAGCTGCTGATAGTGCACCCATCATCCCTATCAGTGCCGTTTTAAAGTACAACATCGATGTAGTATGTGAGTACATAGTTACACAGATAAGTATACCAAAGAGGGACTTCATATCATCCCCACACATGATTGTTATTCGATCATTCGATGTTAACAAACCCGGAGAAGATATTGAAACATTACAAGGCGGGGTTGCGGGAGGAAGTATTCTACATGGTGTGTTAAAAGTAGGGGATAAAATCGAAATTCGACCCGGTATTATTTCGAAAgacgaaaaaggagaaattacATGCAGACCTATCATATCGCAAATATTGTCCATGTTtgcagaaaataataatttaaaatatgccGTCCCTGGTGGACTAATTGGAGTTGGGACACGAATTGATCCCATTTTAACGAGAGCTGATCGATTGGTTGGTCAGGTTATTGggcatttaaataaattaccaGACTGTTTTGCAGAAATCGAAATTTCTTACTATTTGCTGAGAAGACTATTAGGGGTGAAATCTCaggatggagaaaaaaatacaaaggtggcaaaattaaaaaatggagaattcTTAATGATTAATATTGGTTCCACTTCCATCGGGTGCAGAGTTACAGGTATTAAATCTGAGCTAGCCAAGTTGGAATTAACCGGCCCGGTGTGTACAAAAATTGGGGACAAAATAGCCCTAAGCAGGAGAGTCGACAAGCACTGG